The DNA region aacatgaaatattttattatggaataaaaagttgttttcttataaaattttattgcagcCTAATTAATATCCATGAGTTTTGTAACCACCATGACCATCACCATGGCCGCCTCCAAAACCTCCTCCTTGTCCACCTCCAAAACCTCCTGGACCGCCGTGACCTCCTCCTCCAAAACCTCCTTGACCACCATGACCGCCACTTAAGCCGCCACCACTACCTCCACCAAATCCACCGCCCTGTCCGCCGCCTTGACCTCCTTGGCCATGGCCTTCACCGTATGTATATCCATGGACGGCGTTTGTACACACGACCACCAAAAGAACGCTAAGAATCTAAAACGTGAAAATGTAACTTAAAATGAAGTTTCTTTACATGGTTTAAACGTAtcagcaaaatattttttcaatgagACTTACCAGTAGTTTGACCATTTTGAGAACAGTGATTCAGTTATGGCAAAATCCTTCTTTATATGCAACTTTAGGACAGCagataaaatatatctgagaatatttttttattaaaatggaaaatattgacctatttaatgataataaatgtaaatatttacaatatgtataatgattaataaaaaattataaataatgatggAAATATAACAAAGAAACAATCTTTGTTTCTATGTGGACATGTCAGGAATTCTAATGCAGAAAATCCATTTTacaattgtacatattttagataatttctcATTACcaattattacatttgttaaagccataacttttaaaagaatattaaacagTTAACTTGCTTTTTTGTGTATATATAgagtctattttattaattcttatgaAATTCAACTTAAAAAgatgaaaaaaattcatttttaatgaagtaAATACAAGGTGCATATGgtttataattgattacagtagtgtttgcatgagtatttgttaaaatttgtttaattaattatgtgtagACATAAATTAACTCTAGCTGAGGGGGTTAGAGCAATTGGAATGTTGAAATCTGTAATCAATCAGATCGAATCGCTGTGTACTATTTCATCCAACTGGCTCTACTTCAGAAAGAGGCCAAGTAAACATACCACAAGTGAAAGTCGATATTTGCTATTGAGAGCCAGTAGTGACCCTACAGTGTCCTCGTAATGGCTGGTCAGCCAGAAAACGCAACAAGAGCTGGAGTAAGTCCAGTTAGCGTACGGAGAAGCTTGAAAAATCGAGATTTTCATTCACAAGACTATTGTGATGTTTGCATATGACCTATGACCATAAGCAACAATAATTGGAATGGGCAAGGTCTCGTATTCGCTGTACAGAATGAATGAAATTCTATACTTTTCACAGATGACAGTAGGCGAGATGTTCCacgaaatatttagatatccgaaatttaacattgaatgcatttatttttgatactttattacaaattttctcattttgtaaaggaaaaaaaacaacaaatattctatgaaatgtatttatttgggTCAATTTCAAGTGAGGGCCTAATGATGACCTCCATATCCACCATGCTGTCCACCATGTTGACCACCATGTTGGCCTCCACCAATTCCATGTTGACTACCATGTTGACCACCATGTTGGCCTCCACCAATTCCATGTTGACCACCGTGTTGtcctataatataatttatatacattaattaattaatttttaattcaaatgtgGAAATCCGCCCGGaacttatttttctaaattcaaaTTGCGAATCGAGTGCTAgcatgtataataatttactcaaTTCTGCtgaatagtttaataatttaacctcCAAAAGTTCTAAAGTTTGAGAAAATTGTACATTACCTTGGGCACCGTGTGGGTTACCACCGTGGTGTTGTTGGCCACCGTGCCCGTATTGGTTAGCGAAAGCTGCCGCTACCAAAGCGAAAAACACAACGAAGACCTAAAATTGATCGTATAAGAATctttgcaattattttaacacactTGGTTTACTTACgaagaatttcattttgtacaAAGACTGATGTTCGTTAACGAAGTGTTAggctatttatattaaaaattgacgaGACAAGAATGTGACGAAATATGCATtaaaaacacaacaaaatttgtttacaaatttttatgtcagACGGTCAACCAGTTTTGCATGGAGACAAATACGAAAAAGATTACAGTTAAGAAATTtgcattttgattttttggcTTTATTGGGCCGAAAACTCAGAGAGCAAAGaacttgtaattttaaatcggTTTTTCCTGTTATGTTACCATCTgtcaattcaataaatattatttatatgtaagtaACACaactaaatacaaataaacataCAGCGTTATGGTAATAATTTATGGATTTATCATCTAACAATAAGAGTAAATAATCACATTGCATTTCATggaaaattttgacaaaaaattgtgttaaagaacagacaattttattttaattaatattaaatttattttctaattttacattgtatagaaatttgaattttcagtTTATAGGGCCTGAAAGTAGTaagtttcattataattttaaattattttttccttcgaATATCCTTTATACATACTTACTAGGTATTAGaggctaaataaaaatatttatttatatttgtcccTGTAAATCATACATGGGGTattctttagtatttaatttatttggtcgaaaccatatatattaaatttctaccaatttaactaaatttgaagaataattaatataaaactaattcaCAGTGCTTATTGATAGTGATATTATtctatataataacaaaacaaaaaatattttaaaacacaaaaattaaaacatatacaattaatattcttatcaagtatttattaatgaaacttttcattcaaattaacaTGTAAAcgtgtttcactttttatcatataattattatttttaaaatatatcgcaATTtccgaaaaatattattttacatacttaaaagtttatcacatattttattaattttttttctcttgGTAGGTATTAAAGGTGtcaatataaatgtttgtcaGGGTCAGTTTCGTTCCTGTGAATCATATAttctttcttttatatatgaaatcgTGTTCAttgtaaaaatagaatttaatttatttgtttatttcttgaAACAAAcgttaaaagaatattttgctttattttCTTGGACAAAggtatacatattaatttccttcaagttttgaataacaatttttataaaataaattcaaagagTTTAGGAAAAgtggtattaattatatatttaaatatttctcaatGCAATTTAAGGCATCCAATTTCGTCCCTGAAAATCATGTgttcattctaattaaatattggcaCACTTGACAAaagtaaatgaattattatccAGTACTTCTTTTAGTAatcatttactaaaaatatacagggtatcccatttaaaaatttgaattaccaCATACTATATCTCATTTTGATATACCGAGTGTACTAGAAGTTATATCGTGTAAactgtatacaattaatatatgtatcatgaaagtattaaataatggaaaattttatttaaataaacgtataAACGTTTTGAAAAGGTTACGATAAAaagtatgtttaatttttatcacataattattatttttgaaatgcattccagttttttgataaagttattttaaataagtgtaaaagtttacaaaatatgttttagtaatttaaggctttatctataatataatatttattatacaaggtgtttcacaacttatccgaaaaattttaacatatactcactgttacataagaagttcattaaataattaaataaaaataattcaatccaTATATTGTTCCCATTGATTTGAATGCCAACTTTGGCTCACCGAATCCAATTTTAGCACCCGTTCTATTTAACCTTCTATATAGGGTGTTTAGCAATTTATGCGACACattttaaccacatattcATTGTTGCATAAGTAGtcgatttatcaattttttttaaatggacttGGTATGTAACAATGAGtatgtgattaaaatttttcggataagttgtgaaacatcttgtacatataatattaatatttgtcaataCCATCTAAATCATCCAACTTCACCCTGCAAATCCTATCTGGgatattttttctttcgtatatgaaattatattcttaataaaaatagaaaaaagaatatttacgAGTTTATAGTATTTGCCTTATTTTCTTGAACGAAACCATACATCAAGTTGGCTAaccgatttaaataaaacaaaaacagagtGTTTAAGAAAAGTGATATTAATGTCTAGTcgtatataacaataaaacaacgaGAATTAAACTGTATACAACTAATATATGTTACGTATCATGcaagtattaaataatggaaacttttatttaagtaaaaccaGGTTTACGATAAAATCTGtgcttaatttttatcatagaattattatcattgaaGTTCTTTTcaagtattgttttttattaattttgtacgtTATCTTAGTAGATATCAATGGtgtaaataagaatatttattttttttatattattttattatgcaagaagtaattgtccaaaatcaataaaacctTCCAAAAAATTGctgttaaattttaacctcGTGCGTTGGCTGGTGGTCTATATTGTGGgtctaaaaaagaaatattaaaatcttaaaacgaTATCTAGGTTTCTTACGTACTGGCAGTGTTTCCACCAATAGGGCGGTTTTTGTAATAGATTCCTCCGCCATTTTCGCCAAGACGTCTTTGTCCAGACACGAAGACTGCAAGAATGGCTAACAGCAAAgtgaaaatctgaaaatttttgttgtttgtcaATATGGATATGtttgttatgttaattattaacaaaaatgactagactaaaatacaatataatatatacatgtGCGTAATTTATATGACAATTTATAAAGTAAGAATATGTTcacttgttcatttaatttaatttaatttaattttttttaaccatGGAAGAAATATTgaccaaaaattatataacattttggcagttatatacacattataaaattaaaatttaattccggAATTGTAACCTTAAGGAAGctgtttaataacataaatattaatttaaaaaatctaaaaataaattacttacgaTAGTAAACTTGGCCATTTTAAGAATCGTTTTATAGTTTGTTCTCAAAGAAGCTACTGCCAATTTAATCTtttctattcatatttatagtaaaattaatcaaacaaaTTAGTAGAATTATATAACGTGTCCTAAGCACATAATAGAAAGGATGTTTGAGTTTCTTAGAATAATACGTCGTCTatccattaaaaatgtttatttaatattcaattaattttttatttacacgccatacttttataaaaatttattgttaatacgtattatttattttggtaacTCTATCCtcgtcttaaattttattaatcccataaaataaattaatccatATTCTcttatgttaattttcaaaaataaacgaaaaataaCACCACGGATTGGATAATAATTCCTTGCGTATCTACAACATTATAACAATTGACATATTTTCACTAGATAAAGCGAACCCAGgggtattattgttattgattaattaaattatcaatattttaattgcactTAATAaggatttatttatgttattaaatttaaatattatcgtGTCCATACCAAGAAGAAGACAGATACACTTAGGTCAGTAAGATAGTGGGTTATCAAATGGTGAATACAATCATTGAACTACATTTTTGAACATTGATGTAATtggaaattgtaaatatttttataaattaatttaacgcaTTGTTTTGCTTTTGGATTTTCTAATGACAATTCTAGTCcacaaacaacatttttattgtcacaCATTAAAACACCAGAATTTCAACATCAACAGTgttgcttttttaattttgtcgttAATATCTGTATAAACTTGTTATTTTCAAGTGggcttataataataaacaaaaactaaaagtagttttataagataaaaataagaagaaaTGTTTCATCACtcataatatgtataatgtcTTTCCCCTTGCTACAcatcatataattaaatgcaaattgcTAGACGAcagaacataaatatttatcttcagTAGCTATGTGTATACGtggatttaacaataaatggtGACTCGTGGATACTGACAAAGTTAATACATAATtgattactaataaattacataattgcTTTCGGTTTTTCACATAATCTTTTACTACtacctttttaattaactactatctattatcatttttatatttatttaatgataatttaattaatcgcaAAATCGTATTTGTTCTCTatgttgaataattaaaaattatacgaattagaattagaatgacatattttgaatatacttGAGAAACTAGTATAATTTACTCAAATAATGAAtcgatttagaatttttttcaagaaGATTTTGAAGAGGTAGAAGTTTCTTATAGTAgtgatttctaaaatttctaaaatacgtTGGAGTTTGTAGgaaacacttttatttataaatcgaCTTTCACGACTGATGGTTCAAAAGAAAAGACAATACAGTAAAAATTCCgtagtaaaatttgtttttgtaatttattttttctaaaaccaTAGAATGCAATGGCTGAAATCATCAGAATATGCCTGacgaaataattttgtgttaacAAGACGCCAAATTTTTTTCGGGACATTTTTATgggaactaattaattaagttactttccaaaattgcttaattatttttgtcattttattcCAGAGTTTACTTGGtcagaaaaaatgtaataaaacataaatattccaagaaaacataatattctataaactCCTTGTCCACCATGggaatcaaataataatctcTGATTTCCGcttccatttaaataataatgtcacTTCACCTCTGTCATATGAATTTTTGCTCCTATCTCTCCGTTAAACTTTTTTGTATACAAATGAATCTGATAGCTACTCCTCAGTTGTCTGGTAGCGGGAAAGGTGTCGATAATATCGTCAAGAGGATGAAGAAGATGAGAGAAGCGTTGAATATGTGAAAAATaggaaagaaaattatatcttGTGGTAAAAAAACCTCCAATCTGttaagaaagaaaatataatgtgatactttaattaaatgaatatagcACTAGGTTAATATAACTATACAGTATAAAttcctataattttaataaagatttatctttacaatttacaaaactcttaatataataaattattatataattggcAAATACACAActgaagtaattaattacaattaattctaaaaacgtcaattttaatcttttgttAATTGACGTCTTTTATGATGAtgcaagtttttatttttcaacctaatatatacattaatacatataaatatgtattagacGACaagagtataataaataacttagaCAATACAGAATAAGGAGAgcacaattaacaaattatatttgccACATTTAAAAGTTGATTAACGAAATAAGTAAAAGCAACTATAAGTATACATGAAACTGGCATTTAGAGGATACTTGTTATTCTTTTTCAAATACATCCGGTTGTCAAAAAGAAGATACTTTatctatattattgtatagCTTTTTCATCATAGCCCAATAGTTGAAAGTAAAAACATTAGCTAGGTAACTTGAACGTGAGATATTGGCAACTGGTGtttcaaaacacaaaaattgaaaccaataaatatatcttttttatcatttcgttccaatttaatttaatggatttcaaaattgtttgaaatttgtaagCTAATGTACATTAATAGGCAACTTATAGGCAaccaatatttcatttatttaaataagtaaggtaaaatattaaacataattggtgtagtttcaataatttgataattaccaaaaatgtcttattaatttaaataatcaatagttCCAACACGTATTGAATTGCGCTACAAAGAACATTAAAGTAAACTTCAATAAACACAGGAGTTATTTAAAGATGAAACAATCACATTTTACATCCATTTCAATTTACTTACGTTGCCAAAACCATTATATTAACCTTctaaaaagtacaaatttgCTTGTTTCATGGTAGTGATGTCGAACTAGAGTAGCTCGGAATTCCTCATAAAATTATGCTCATTGCATCTGGATCTGGtctaaagtcttaataatttaatatattcaatttgtttataataatatcatataaatgagtgaacatgtatttttttcagtcaTTATTTTAAGCCCCTTAGATTTTAACTTCAAACTAggttgtgtattttatttcagcCATTATTTTTGTCTTATACTTATAGAAAGttattggattttttattttgatttactcTTAGGCGgccatttctaattaaattaatggttttcTGTCACAGACCCAAGTAACAATCTTCTCATCGCCATCCAGGATTTATTAGGGAATCTATTGAAATCCACAAACATCAAGAAAATTTCAATGCAAGAGACAGTCAATGACCGACTAGCAATAAAGTGAAACACTCGGCACATTAGATAGTGAATTTATTGCCAGGAAGGTCTTTATGTCACtcatatattttcatgttatttGCTTGTGAGATGTCTTTCTAATTCTTCATCTTAAACTTATTctattcatataattatttcataggaaatcctaattaaaatgtatgtaaaattagattttttctgAACGTATTTTTCGGATTACTACtatttttttggtattttatttttttgttaaacccctttttataatttaagatatatttttttctttaatttaataagttctgttattatgtaatttgGGTTTTCTACTGTCTGGTTTACTTTAATGCTACAAGAATTCCTGTTAGTTTACATTACAATCCAAAGGTCTTTTTCCTGTTGTGTCTTTGTCAGCTATAGATAGTATAAAATGCTAtggatttgaaaaattattaattgtgtaaattatctttttcaaGGCTTCCTTTGCGTTGGTTTTCCTTTAAATAAGTTCTCGTCTACATCGTAGCGATTTAGCTGAGGTTCAAGATTTCATTGTATCATTGATAATTCATAACcagtttttcattttagtGGCAAATCCCCACTGATTTTTCTGTCACTATAAGGTATTTGTATCCGCAATCCTCAAACAAGTTGCCACTGATGAGATCAGGATAATAAGCGTTCTCTTTCCATATAtcgaattaacataaatatatcatcTATAGagtattcatattttactatatttgaATCTTTTACTTCAAACTAATATTTGTAGTATTATAGCacttaacataatattttttagttacaaaaaggaaaaatatttcaataggtTATACAtgccataaatttaataatttgtttttgttttgtctAATATAAATAGACATATAATGTTTCAGTCTCGAAATTCAAGTTTACCTGAACCATTGTAAAAAGTAAACCTAtgcatatttgtaaaatatgcaAACTATTATTGTAATAGTTGTAGCAAAGTATCATTGAACAACCtgcataaacaaataaagaatatgTACTTAATACCGGCATTTACTATttgcattaaaatacatttaaactaacagtaaatagtaattaaatcagTTATTTTACTGACATTATGTTTGATCTAGAAAAACAAGTGAACCATTAAATTTAGGCATccggaaaattttatatttacattactgTTCTTTTTATGAGAATTTCTTGAACAGTTTGCTTCCCGGGAATGTTGAcctaatttgttaaaatagtaCAAACTATACGTCGACTTATTGATAGTATTAATATTGGACACCAAAACAACCAATAgaatttgaaagtttatttGGTTTCCAATGTTATCACTATATCCGTATATATTTACTCAACTTTTTgtcaataaatgatttttagtttaacataaaatgtttagtttGACTTCAAAAGTAATTACAGTATGAAATTCGGGTTACACCTAATTCCTTACTTCACTTTTTACAACTAAATTACTTACTACTTATTAACATACTTAACAATTACTAAATTCGAATTTTTTAGCTGCATTTCTAAGCATAAATTAGTTGGTGAATCAAATGAGTTTCTAGCATTTTAATGAAGAGTAATTAAttcgaaataaaaaacaatctacaaagtttttaaatcaatgtaaaacaatttaaagtaaGTTTGTAAGAAATGTTTTAATCTTTTCGGCTTTGTCGTCAATAATTTCCATAATCTAACTAAAATTTTCCtcaatattgaaacaaattaataaatgatcatAAATTTTGAAGAGAAACTAAACTTTCTAATTCACTGGGGATGTTACTTTATCATAATTGTACAATTGACTCATCCAGAACGTTTGGACAcggtaatttttgataattgctGAAATCGCTAAAGGACTTACaattaaagtttgtttttaGATATATGTTATGAAGTGATTTGGACCagatattatacatttttactcTAGTCCCATTCTAGATGTGAAACATTTTTCTAGATACTATATGAagatttactattattttgatgataaaaaagaaatttcaagTGGATGTTAgtgtttataactaaattttttaggccatgcaaacttattttattctta from Aethina tumida isolate Nest 87 chromosome 1, icAetTumi1.1, whole genome shotgun sequence includes:
- the LOC109598960 gene encoding holotricin-3; its protein translation is MKFFVFVVFFALVAAAFANQYGHGGQQHHGGNPHGAQGQHGGQHGIGGGQHGGQHGSQHGIGGGQHGGQHGGQHGGYGGHH